Part of the Desulfomonilaceae bacterium genome, TATTGCGGGGTGTCCGAATCGGCCGCATTCCAGAGCGTTTGAGAGGCTCCACTTTGCCTATAGAGGCTCAAAAGTGCATACCCTACTCCAACGAAAAAGATGTCGATTACATCTTGGAAGTCGCTAAAGCAATCGTTAATTTCAAAGAACCTCATCATCACTTGGCCAACCATTTCGAAAGCGTCTCCTCTATGACCGGGCTCGATCAGACCTTGTAGGGAGCGCTCCGCTTGGTTCCCAACGAAGCGGCCAGACTTCATTCTCAGAGGCGCCGAAGCTTGACACGACAATTATAATTGATTAAACGCTCTTTTGAGAGTTCATCTGAACAGCTTATCTGAATTGTCGAAAATGGGGGCATGTTTTTGAGAGCCTTGGGGTTAGACATTGGATCAAAAAGAATAGGCGTGGCAATCAGCGATGAGTCCGGCTTGATTGCTCAGCCTCTACAAACCATATCTTCAACCGGCGCTGAGCGGGATATTATAAGCATCCTTGAAATTGTGAGGGATTATAGCGTAACAGAGATTGTTGTCGGTCTACCGTACAATATGGACGGCTCTGAAGGTCCACAAGTAGAAAAAGTGAGAAAATTCAATGGCCTTTTGCTACAAAAAGCTGGTGTGCCTGTGTTTGAGTGGGATGAACGTCTGACGACCATCGCTGCGGAAAGGACTTTATTGGAAGCTGACATGAGCCGCGCTAAACGCAGAAAATTGGTGGACAGAATCGCAGCCGCGCTGATACTTCAGGGGCATCTTGACCGTCGACGCAACGAGGCCCGTTCTGCATCATGAAAGTCCCCGTCATATCTATAATTAGAACGGCGTCGGCAATTATTCTGATTCTTTTTCTGGCGATAGGAGGTCACTTTCTCTACAAGAGCCTCCCGGACATCGTGAATCATTTACTTCCAAAGCCTTCGCAAAAAGAACAGCCCATCCATGAGATCATTGTAACCATTCCAAAGGGAGCCTCTTTTAATGAGGTGGGAGCCATACTTCAGAACAATGAGGTAATATCCAGCAAGTTAGTTTTTAAGATTATTGCTTTTATCAGAGGTGAGCAGCGGCATGTAAAAGCTGGAGATTACTTGCTCAAGACACATAGCGACCCTGGCGATGTTCTGGATTTACTCATTTCGGGAAAAACTCTCGTTTATGCCATAACCATTCCTGAGGGATACAATATCTTTCAAATCGCGGATCTATTCGAACAAAAGGGTGTCTCGTCAAGAAAAGATTTTTTAAGGTTAGCGACCGACTCTGAATTCCTGAGCGAGTTGGACATTCATGCGTCTAGCTTGGAGGGGTTCCTGTTTCCAGACACCTATTTTGTACGGCCGTCGGAGAAGTCGAACCTGAAATTTGTCGTACAGAAGATGGTTTCCAGATTCCGATCTGTCTATGACAAATACGTTCGCTCAACTGCTGATCAATACGGCTGGACCCCATTGCAGGTGGTAACCCTGGCGTCTCTTATCGAAAAGGAAGCCAAACCAAATGAGCATGCCCTGGTATCGGCGGTGTTTCACAACAGGCTGCGACATAACATGAAACTTCAGTGTGATCCGACTGTCATCTACGGCATTAAACCAATGGGAGCAAAAATTACACGAGCGGACTTGGATCGAAAACAACCTTACAACACATATCAGACCAGGGGCCTACCTCCAGGACCGATAGCCAATCCCGGCAAGGAATCTCTGATCGCTGCGGTACACCCTGCGGACGTCGATTATCTTTATTTTGTGGCCAAGAATGATGGGAGCCACCAATTTTCGAGCAACCTTGCCGACCATAACAAATCGGTTAATGTGTACCAACGACAACCAAGTTCTCTGACACCTTGATTGCTTTATCGTCGATCCTCTCTGACACTTATTGGCTCCACAGAATGGAAATTTAGCCGGTCACGCGCTTAATTCTCAACCCCTCAGGAAGAACAACATGCCGATCGCCTATTTTGACTGCTTTTCGGGCGCTTCCGGGGACATGATCCTGGGAGCGTTCCTGGACTTAGGGCTGCCGCTGGAGGTTCTAAGAACAGAACTCTCTAACCTTAACATACACGGATATCAGATAGACAAGCTCGAAGTTCTCAAAGCCGGTTTAAGGGCGGCCAAGGCAATTGTAAAGGTGGAGCATGCGCATGAACCTCACGCGAACCACATCAGCGACATCTATCAGACTATTCTAGAAAGCAGTCTTGATGAAGAAATCAAAACCAAGAGCATTATGGTGTTTGAACGGCTTGCAGCGGCGGAGGCTTCGGTTCACGGGACCCCGGTTGAGGGCGCTCATCTTCATGAAGTCGGGGCCCTCGATTCGCTGATCGACGTAGTGGGTGGGGTAATAGGATTCAAGTGGCTCAGGATAGACCATGCTTTTTTTTCGAAGGTCAACGTAGGCGGAGGGACCGTAAAATGCGCTCACGGCATCCTCCCTGTCCCAGCTCCAGCCACGCTGGAACTGCTAAAAGGCAAACCAATATATTCCTCTGGTGTGGAGGCTGAACTGATCACACCAACTGGAGCCGCCATTCTTACCACACTGTGTGAAGGTTTCAGTCACATGCCCAATATGGTCGTTGCATCCATAGGATACGGCGCCGGTGATAGAGATCTGGAAACGCCAAACATCATGCGAGTCACACTTGGGGAAAAACCTAGCGGTTTTTCAGACTCTACTTCTACATTGGTGGGTGTCATAGAAACCAACATTGATGACATGAACCCTCAGCTTTATGACTATATGATTAGCCTTGCCCTGGATAGAGGCTGCCTGGACATAGGAATCCAACCAATTAACATGAAAAAGAACAGGCCTGGTTCGTGCCTACAGATGATCTGCCCTGTTGAGAAAATAGAGGAAATGGCTGAACTAATTTTCAATCAGACTACGGCCATCGGACTCAGGTGGAGAGTTGAAAACCGTATCGTAGCTGAACGCTCCATTGAGGATATGAATACAAGGTTTGGAACGATCAGAGTCAAAATCGCCCGGTTCCAGGGTAGAATTGTAAATGTCAGTCCCGAGTATGAGGACTGCAAAAAATTGGCTCAAAGAAGTCAGACCTCGATCAAAAAAATAATGTCCGAGGCTGTGCGAAAATGTGAAGAGATCTTCTCAGAGGAAGCGAGCTGATGAAAATTAATCTGGTTCTTTACGCCTCCTTGACACGGTTCGTGGCGGGGTCATCGGCCGGAGAAGTCATGAACCTAGACATTCCTGGCGACTCGACAGTCCATGACGTAATGGTTAAAATGGGCATACCGTCCGACCTGAAGTTGATATTGCTAGTGAACGGGAGGTCCGTTTCCAAAACACAGAGGTTGAATGACGACGACCGTTTAGCTGCTTTTCCTACAATAGCTGGAGGGTGATCGGTAAAGGGAGACCGCACTCTCAAGTTGCAAATTATCTCCTACGATTATGTCTAATTAGGCATAACAGCTAAATATTATTACGTTTTTCTCCTATTTCTTCTTGACTCATTATCTCTAAAACCATATCATCAGATCATATCGATATTTATTCCCGGGGAGTTTTACCCGGGAACTATTTTAATCAATTTTCCTTTTCCCATCTTGTCATATCTAATCAGTGGAGGAAGACCCATGGAAAAAATTATCCGTGTTGACATGGGAGCTGAGGGAGGCCCTAAAGCTCAAATATTCCCAGTAGGAGAATATGCCGGACTTGGTGGCAGGGCTTTGACATCGGCCATCGTTGCAAAAGAGGTCCCACCTTTGTGCCACGCATTGGGGGAAGAAAACAAGCTGGTGATAGCTCCTGGAATGCTAAGCGGGACAATAGCGGCAAATTCAGGCCGTTTGTCTGTGGGATGCAAGAGTCCTCTGACTGGTGGGATAAAGGAATCAAACGCCGGCGGGATGGCCTCTCAAACACTAGCCAGGCTGGGTTACGCCGCCATTGTCCTAGAGGGAAGGCCTCTAAGCAATGACCTCTACACAATTTTTGTGAACAAAGAGGGTGTCAAGATTGAAGCCAACAACAGTTTGAAAGGACTAGGCAATTACGCTTTAATTGAAAAGCTGAAAAACAAGTATGGCGATAAGGCGTCTTACATGTCGATCGGCCCGGTTGGCGAAATGAAATTGGCGGCGGCCTCCATCGCATGCACGGATATGGAATGTCGTCCAACCAGACACGCCGGCCGCGGAGGAACCGGAGCCGTCATGGGTTCAAAGGGAGTCAAGGCTATTATCCTTGACGACAGTGGTTTGTCCATGAGACCACCAAAGAATCCAGAGAAGTTCAAAGAAGCTAACAAGCAATGGGTCGCAGGTCTGAAGAAACATCCCGTAACGGGAGAAGGTCTTGCGGCTTACGGTACCAATGTATTGACAAACGTTTTGAACGAAGCTGGAGGATATCCTACTCATAACTTTATGTGGGGGCGATTTGAGGGGCACACCAAGATTAGCGGAGAGACTCAGGCTGCCATGGAAACAGAGCGAGGGGGCAACCCTACTCACGGATGCCATCGCGGTTGTGTCATAAGATGCTCCGGCGTATATATGGACAAATACGGTCAATATCTTACGAAACAACCCGAATATGAAACTGTCTGGGCCCACGGCGGCAATTGCGGAATTGACGACCTTGACACCATAGCGATGCTCGATCGCCTGGATGACGATTACGGTATCGACACTATTGAGATGGGCGCGACTATAGGGGTCGCCATGGAAGCTGGGCTCGCAAAATTTGGAGATGGCGAAGCAGCTTTAAATTTCGTCAATCAAGTTGGAAAAGGCACTGATTTAGGAAGAATACTCGGAAGTGGGGCCGCTGTGACCGGCAAAGTGTTCGGAGTAGAGCGCGTACCGGTAGTGAAAAACCAGGCCTTGCCTGCTTATGACCCCAGAGCTGTCCAGGGGATGGGGGTCACATACGCCACGAGCCCGATGGGCGCGGACCATACCGCTGGATACGCGGTAGGATCAAATATCCTTGGTATTGGCGGTAAGACCGACGCTCTGGCGCCGGAAGGACAAGTGGAACTTTCCAGAAACCTGCAGATTGCTACCGCAGCGGTTGACGCGACAGGAATGTGCCTATTCATTGCGTTTGCAGTCCTTGACCAACCTGAAACATTCCAGGCCTTGATCGATATGATCAACGCTTTTTATGGGCTGAATCTTACTGGGGATGACGTTGCGGCTTTAGGTAAGAGTATTCTGAAGAACGAACGCGACTTTAACAGCAGGGCTGGTTTCACGTCCGCTCATGATCGTTTACCCGCTTTCTTCACAAGAGACGCTCTGCCTCCTCACAACATCAAATTCAAGGTCACGGACGCGGAGTTGGATCAGGTTTTTAACTTTTAGACAGACCTATCGGTTCCGCTGTCGCCAAATTCACACTAAGGACCCGTTGATACAATTATTCTAGGCTAATCCGCGCTCTATGAGGCGGATTTGCCTTTAGGTTCAGGAAGATGCTCATGGATGACGCAAAGGCGATTCGCATACTAAGCCCGGTTCTCCAAAAGGGATTTTGGCACAAAGCTGTCACTGGCGTAACTATCAGAAAGTTGCTTGAAGACCAACTCCGATTCACTCCGGATTTCGTCGAAAAGGAAATTGCGACCGTTTTCCTGAACGGAAAGGCCGTCGACAACATCGATACAGCCATTGTCGCAGACCGCTGCGAACTAGCCCTGTCAGGACCAATGCCGGGTTTTGTAGGGGCTGCCATGCGTCGTGGAGGTTACTACAGTTCCATGCGCGAAACTATCAGCTATTCCGGCGAAAACAAAAGCCATCAAATTCATGATGGGTTCATTAAAATTAAACTGTACAATAAGCTGGTCGAACGGCTAGGCCTCTATTTCGTCCGAAGAGGACTTCTGCTCGAAAAAAGCGAAGTCATTGACCTATCTCAAACAGAGATCGCCCCCTTCATGAACATATCGTCTGCGCCTGAATTTAATGATTTCGTCTTGGTTGCGTTAGACCTGAACACGTGATCCACCAACCATATTCAAGTATATTTTTGATAACTGTTGGCGCATTGGATAACCAGCCAATATCGTGTATAATTTGCAGTCATTGAATTTACGTGTTGGGGTCATCACAGCCGTTAAGCTGGGTTATTCAAGGAGAGGCGCCTGCTATATCAAGAGGTTCACAATAAATTTGAATCTAAACTCAAGTATGCCCATTTCTCTCAAATAAGGGAATCTTTGAGGCAATATTCTCTGGATGAGCCTCATGCGTCACTCAGAGTCTTGGACATGGCCTGCGGCCCTGGAAACATGGGTCTCTTCAGTAGAGGGATTCCGAATATCGAGTGGTACGGACTTGAACTGTGGCCGTCTGAACTCAAACAAGCGGCCCAAAGTGGGGCCTATTCGGGTCTTATACAGGCGAATCTTATCGAAAAGCTCCCCCTTCGGGCATCGAGCGCAGACGCTATTGTCCTAAACGAAATCCTCATGTACTTGGGAAACGCCTCCGATCTTCTCGCTGAACTCTTCGACATCCTCAAACCCTCGGGAATCTTGTACGTGTACAACCCCATATATACTATCCCCAATTTTCTGTCTTTTTTTAAGAAATTAGGCCGAAGAATATACCAATCTCGAGAAGCCGTATCGTTTGACAGCCAATGTGATTGGAAAATAGCTGCCAGAGCTTCCAGAATCAATTTCTATTCTTTCGATTCTCTCCTTGAAGAAATTAGATCTGCGGGATTCAAGATTCAGGGTGTTTCCGGGTTCAGGATTTTCAGGAATCGCATACGGTTAATGAGGAATCTTGAAAGATACAGATGGTACAGGGAAACCACGAAACGGCTGGCAACAAGTAACCCACGTTTGGCTTCAGACGTTCTTGTCATATCTAGAAAGGAGTCTCGTAGGCCTCCTCTGGTACGAAATTTGGGAGGCTGAGCCGTTATTTGTAAAGGTACAACAGTAAGAGTTATAAAACGGTCAAAAGGAAAATTTGCAGGAATCTCCCACACATGTAGGGGCAAATGA contains:
- the larC gene encoding nickel pincer cofactor biosynthesis protein LarC; this encodes MPIAYFDCFSGASGDMILGAFLDLGLPLEVLRTELSNLNIHGYQIDKLEVLKAGLRAAKAIVKVEHAHEPHANHISDIYQTILESSLDEEIKTKSIMVFERLAAAEASVHGTPVEGAHLHEVGALDSLIDVVGGVIGFKWLRIDHAFFSKVNVGGGTVKCAHGILPVPAPATLELLKGKPIYSSGVEAELITPTGAAILTTLCEGFSHMPNMVVASIGYGAGDRDLETPNIMRVTLGEKPSGFSDSTSTLVGVIETNIDDMNPQLYDYMISLALDRGCLDIGIQPINMKKNRPGSCLQMICPVEKIEEMAELIFNQTTAIGLRWRVENRIVAERSIEDMNTRFGTIRVKIARFQGRIVNVSPEYEDCKKLAQRSQTSIKKIMSEAVRKCEEIFSEEAS
- the mltG gene encoding endolytic transglycosylase MltG → MKVPVISIIRTASAIILILFLAIGGHFLYKSLPDIVNHLLPKPSQKEQPIHEIIVTIPKGASFNEVGAILQNNEVISSKLVFKIIAFIRGEQRHVKAGDYLLKTHSDPGDVLDLLISGKTLVYAITIPEGYNIFQIADLFEQKGVSSRKDFLRLATDSEFLSELDIHASSLEGFLFPDTYFVRPSEKSNLKFVVQKMVSRFRSVYDKYVRSTADQYGWTPLQVVTLASLIEKEAKPNEHALVSAVFHNRLRHNMKLQCDPTVIYGIKPMGAKITRADLDRKQPYNTYQTRGLPPGPIANPGKESLIAAVHPADVDYLYFVAKNDGSHQFSSNLADHNKSVNVYQRQPSSLTP
- a CDS encoding aldehyde ferredoxin oxidoreductase C-terminal domain-containing protein, whose amino-acid sequence is MEKIIRVDMGAEGGPKAQIFPVGEYAGLGGRALTSAIVAKEVPPLCHALGEENKLVIAPGMLSGTIAANSGRLSVGCKSPLTGGIKESNAGGMASQTLARLGYAAIVLEGRPLSNDLYTIFVNKEGVKIEANNSLKGLGNYALIEKLKNKYGDKASYMSIGPVGEMKLAAASIACTDMECRPTRHAGRGGTGAVMGSKGVKAIILDDSGLSMRPPKNPEKFKEANKQWVAGLKKHPVTGEGLAAYGTNVLTNVLNEAGGYPTHNFMWGRFEGHTKISGETQAAMETERGGNPTHGCHRGCVIRCSGVYMDKYGQYLTKQPEYETVWAHGGNCGIDDLDTIAMLDRLDDDYGIDTIEMGATIGVAMEAGLAKFGDGEAALNFVNQVGKGTDLGRILGSGAAVTGKVFGVERVPVVKNQALPAYDPRAVQGMGVTYATSPMGADHTAGYAVGSNILGIGGKTDALAPEGQVELSRNLQIATAAVDATGMCLFIAFAVLDQPETFQALIDMINAFYGLNLTGDDVAALGKSILKNERDFNSRAGFTSAHDRLPAFFTRDALPPHNIKFKVTDAELDQVFNF
- a CDS encoding class I SAM-dependent methyltransferase — encoded protein: MRQYSLDEPHASLRVLDMACGPGNMGLFSRGIPNIEWYGLELWPSELKQAAQSGAYSGLIQANLIEKLPLRASSADAIVLNEILMYLGNASDLLAELFDILKPSGILYVYNPIYTIPNFLSFFKKLGRRIYQSREAVSFDSQCDWKIAARASRINFYSFDSLLEEIRSAGFKIQGVSGFRIFRNRIRLMRNLERYRWYRETTKRLATSNPRLASDVLVISRKESRRPPLVRNLGG
- the ruvX gene encoding Holliday junction resolvase RuvX; the protein is MRALGLDIGSKRIGVAISDESGLIAQPLQTISSTGAERDIISILEIVRDYSVTEIVVGLPYNMDGSEGPQVEKVRKFNGLLLQKAGVPVFEWDERLTTIAAERTLLEADMSRAKRRKLVDRIAAALILQGHLDRRRNEARSAS
- a CDS encoding MoaD/ThiS family protein → MKINLVLYASLTRFVAGSSAGEVMNLDIPGDSTVHDVMVKMGIPSDLKLILLVNGRSVSKTQRLNDDDRLAAFPTIAGG